GCGCAATAAGAAGCGAACGGACCAATACGATTTTATCCGCAGGATAGAAAGTGCCAATTTGATTTTTAGCCGATCCGACATTTAATGCCGTTTTCCCGCCGTGAGCAGAATCAATCGCTGAAAGCCACGTGCTAGGCATTTGCACAAGCTTCACGCCGCGCTTAAGAATGCTGGCAACAAATCCACCAAAATCCCCAACACTTCCTCCGCCAGCAACCACAAGGGTCAAACGACGGCTGGAGGTGTTTTCGCAAAGCTGAACGATTTTGAAAATGTGTGCCGGGAATTTTTCAACAGCTTTCAATTCTTCTCCGGCGCGAACACCGTAAGACAAAGAAAACTGCTTCATCCATTTTTTAAATGCAGGTGATTTTTTGGGAAGAACTTCGTCGTAAATCAACAGAAGTTCTTCACCTAATTCAGAAACTCGCGGAAGCTCGTTAGAAAAGAGCAAAGAGCTTTTTTTCATTATTTAGATTCTTTGAATTCAGCTTTGGCTTTTTCGTAAGACTCTGACAACGAATCCCAAGCTTTACTCATGCCAGATTTCATTTCGGACCAAGCCTTGCCAGAGCTTTTTTTAAGTTTAGAAAGATCTTTTTTCATCTCGTCTTGCTTTTTTTCAAGAACGGCGATTTGCGCTTTCATTTCTTTTTTAGCTTCGCCACTTTTCTCTGAAGCCTTGGCCTTCATTTCAGAAATTTCTTTCTTCAAATCCGCCAACTTGTTTTCCATGTCCTTTTGGAATTGTTCTTTTTGCTCTTTAGTATAATCAGCTGCCGCAGAAGCCGCTTCTGTTGTTTTTTGCTGAACGTCTTCTTTTGTCGTTGCTAGTGAAACAGACGAAAATGAAAGAGCAAGAAGGGAAATAACTAGGAATTTCATACTGGTCTCCTTTGACGGAGACCAGTTTACAAAGAGGCTTATTTTACTTCAAGAATATTGAGCTGAGTCGCCTCTACCGTGACGCTCACGGGCTTTTTACCATTCAAACTTTCTTCAAGTTTCTTTTTATAGGCGTCAAACTCTGCCACATCTCGTCGCAAATAATAGGATCCTGAGGTTTTCACAAAAAGAACCACAAGCCCCTCGTCGTCTTCACGCAATTTTTTAACCACATCATTCACGGATGTACGCTGTTGTTCAGCGCTGGCTGGTTTGCGGGCCTTTGAATGGGCCTCCGCTGAGTTCATTCCCATGGTGGCTGCCAAAGTCACTGCTGCTACAAGAATCCACTTCATGATTCACTCCTTTAAGGTTGAGATATATTCTTATCGGCGACGCCAGGCTCAGCTAGAGCCCGACCTTCGTCCATACCCTCAACGGTTCAAAGTGAGATCATTCTAATGGCACTGAATTTCTAGTTTTCCTTGCGGAAGTGCAATTGTGAAGAAAAATGGACCTTCATTATTTTGCGTAAAGCTATAGCTTCCCGCTTTAATGCTCGTAAAATAAGAAAACTCCACCATCACAATTCTTACGTGAAAATTCTCTACATCTTCATCAAATACATAACTTGCAAGATCAGCGTTTGGATGGACCACCGGTAAAAGCTCGACTTTGCTTCCATTCACTTCGCAAACTGGGTTGATTGAAGCCCATGTTTGCACTGAAAACGCCATTAAAAATGCCAACAACAAAAATTTCATACCGTCTCCTTGTGGCGCGCAAAATAATGCACCTCGATAAATTAGTAAAATTCATTATTTTAACTTTAAAAGTAAGTATTATTAATTATGGATTTAAATCTGATTCACCTTCGCTACTTCGTTTCAGCGGCAAAACTCGGCAGCCTTGCTGCCTCCGCAAAAGAAAATCACGTGACTCAATCTGCAGTGAGCCAGGGGATTCGTAAGTTAGAGGAGGCCTTAGGTTGCGATCTTCTTATTCATCAAAAAAACCGTTTTAAGCTGACTCAAGAAGGAGAGGCTCTGCTTTCAAAAGCTGAAAGCCTGTTTTTACAGGTCACGGAACTTAAAGAACACCTTCGAAGTACGGCGAATGAAATCAGTGGCGACGTTACTTTGGCAACTTCAGCCACCATTGCACAATTTGTTTTACCTTCTGTGATTAAGAAAGCAAAGGACTCTCATCCCCTTCTTAAGCCTGTCATTCAAATTGGTGATGTCGCTTTTATTCTAAATGAAGTGAAAAAGGGCCGAGCCGAATTAGGCATTGTGATTGATGACGGAAACGTTCGCGGTGTCGAAAAAAAACTTATTCAGGAAGGCGCTTTTTGCTGTGTTCAATCGAGCAGCCAGAAATATTCAGACAAAGCTCCATTTATGGCAACACGCGAGAGTCCCGGCGTTGAGGAATTAAAGAAAATTTATAAAAAGAAATTTTCAAAGCTTCCTGAAATTGCGGTGGAAGTGGAAAGCTGGGAAGCCATTATTGGTATGGTTCAGCAAGGTCTGGGCGTGGGCTTCGTTCCAGATTTGGTATTATCACAACATCAAAATATCAAAGAGGTCGCTCACCTTGCGGAACTCGGTCAGAAAATAAAATACAAAACTTACCTCATCCACAAAGGAGAGCAGCAGCTCTCCCGCCAAGGAAAAGTTTTTTATCAAAAGCTTTTAAGCACTCTAGTTTGAGAACGTGTCGCAACAAAAACAACGCAAAGAACAGAAGCCAAACAGCTTACCAGAAATACGGACGGATAACCTTTTTGAGCTGCGAGCCAACCAAAAAGGAAATTACTTCCTAAAAGTGAGAGATCCCAGAAAGCCGTGTACCAACCAAGTACATTGCCTTGGCGAGCAGGTTCCACACCGCGCACAGATTCAATCGCTAGCGCAGGATACATGAGCGCCAAACCAAGTCCTCCCAATAAAGATCCAAACACCGTCAAGAGCCAAAATGGAGACACAACCACACAGAGCATTCCTAATGCCGCTAACGACGCGGAACTTGCAGCCACACGCGAACTACTGTAGCGATCAATCCAATGTCCTCCGAAAACTCGCATCAGAACAAATCCCAAACCGTAAGCCACAACCATCCAGGCGCCATAATTCCAAGAGCGTGAAGAGAAATACAAGGCACCGAATGTAGAAACCGCGACGAAGCCCGTGGAAGCTAATGCCAAAGTATATCCGGGAGCCAAAGATTCTTTAGGAATCCATTCCACTGATTTATCTTCAGAAGAACCAAGAGGAATGCTTTCCTGGAAGAATGCAACAACTCCGAAGATGGATGGCGGAAGAATGGCGGCAGCCACCACCGCTAAAAATCCCTGAACACTGTTAATAAATCCGCCGACCATAGGACCTATCGTTGCACCCAACCATAAAGAAAGTCCGAAGAGGCTGACCAGTTTTCCTTTTTGCTCTTTAGGTGCTGTCGCAATCACCCAGGTCGTTCCCGCGGTAAAAGTAAAACCTTCGCCGAAGCCTTGCAGAAAACGAGCGACACCAAAGACCACATCCGAAGCCGGAAGAAGAAAAAGAAGACTGCCTAAAGCACAAAGACTTGTTCCAAATGCCAGCGTTCGCCAGATTCCAAATTTAGACGTCGCTCGTCCCACAAGAAGTCGCGATCCCACGGCTCCCGTCGGTTGCAAGCCCATAATAACGCCGACAGCGACATCTCCCAAACGAAGCTTTTCATGAATGAACAGCGGAAGAACCGGAATTAAAACTGCAATAGCGAAGAAAACTGAAAACGCAGCTGCAAAGACAAGCCAGAACTGCCACTTCCACTTGTTCATAAAAGAACCTCCAAAAGATTTTCCTATTGTGGACCTTC
This region of Bdellovibrio sp. BCCA genomic DNA includes:
- a CDS encoding MFS transporter, coding for MNKWKWQFWLVFAAAFSVFFAIAVLIPVLPLFIHEKLRLGDVAVGVIMGLQPTGAVGSRLLVGRATSKFGIWRTLAFGTSLCALGSLLFLLPASDVVFGVARFLQGFGEGFTFTAGTTWVIATAPKEQKGKLVSLFGLSLWLGATIGPMVGGFINSVQGFLAVVAAAILPPSIFGVVAFFQESIPLGSSEDKSVEWIPKESLAPGYTLALASTGFVAVSTFGALYFSSRSWNYGAWMVVAYGLGFVLMRVFGGHWIDRYSSSRVAASSASLAALGMLCVVVSPFWLLTVFGSLLGGLGLALMYPALAIESVRGVEPARQGNVLGWYTAFWDLSLLGSNFLFGWLAAQKGYPSVFLVSCLASVLCVVFVATRSQTRVLKSF
- a CDS encoding LysR family transcriptional regulator codes for the protein MDLNLIHLRYFVSAAKLGSLAASAKENHVTQSAVSQGIRKLEEALGCDLLIHQKNRFKLTQEGEALLSKAESLFLQVTELKEHLRSTANEISGDVTLATSATIAQFVLPSVIKKAKDSHPLLKPVIQIGDVAFILNEVKKGRAELGIVIDDGNVRGVEKKLIQEGAFCCVQSSSQKYSDKAPFMATRESPGVEELKKIYKKKFSKLPEIAVEVESWEAIIGMVQQGLGVGFVPDLVLSQHQNIKEVAHLAELGQKIKYKTYLIHKGEQQLSRQGKVFYQKLLSTLV